The following are encoded together in the Geobacter sulfurreducens PCA genome:
- a CDS encoding sigma-70 family RNA polymerase sigma factor has translation MDFDKAVAWVEENKAMIKGYIAKYRNFSPYEERDYMQEAYESAFVAACRCGEKKIKFEAAFWKVFRNQISVITPAPDILTHGSNSIPSHFCSDDLSAVAEKRSQERQKEPDIEAIFQSVRHHLTEKEQQVLYWALGIGMEGQMSNYEIADRLGCVVSNVRDILSRALDRIKSLVEKGSIDPKNLV, from the coding sequence ATGGATTTTGACAAGGCAGTTGCGTGGGTCGAAGAAAATAAGGCGATGATCAAGGGATATATCGCCAAGTACCGGAATTTTTCACCGTATGAAGAACGTGATTACATGCAGGAAGCCTACGAATCTGCTTTCGTAGCCGCATGTCGCTGCGGTGAGAAGAAGATCAAATTCGAGGCTGCCTTCTGGAAAGTATTTCGGAATCAGATCAGTGTCATAACGCCAGCGCCGGATATTCTGACCCATGGATCGAATTCGATTCCCTCACATTTCTGTTCTGACGACCTTTCGGCTGTTGCTGAAAAACGCTCACAAGAAAGACAGAAAGAGCCCGACATCGAGGCGATATTCCAGTCGGTGCGCCATCACCTCACGGAAAAGGAGCAACAGGTCCTTTATTGGGCTCTCGGAATCGGTATGGAAGGACAGATGTCGAATTACGAGATTGCTGATCGGCTTGGATGCGTTGTTTCGAACGTCAGAGATATCCTCAGCAGAGCACTCGACCGGATCAAATCCCTTGTCGAGAAAGGCAGCATCGATCCCAAGAATTTGGTCTGA
- a CDS encoding OmpA family protein codes for MKSLSITVLALILPLTAHAAEIRQRPFSYSLDAVAAKQDDQFVVCSDCPDHRLSLLPVKPMLAMRLSDPVKPEPQLALETKPVQSSTHGAIETEIQLTSVQFDFDSEQLSRHERLRFDGLLAGLTKQGMFGLKGYTCTIGTDDYNERLSIRRANHVAGIMKSNGFNVVTVEGKGKCCPVSTDKRLNRRVEIVEHRKEEK; via the coding sequence ATGAAATCGCTCAGCATCACCGTACTGGCGTTGATTCTTCCGCTAACAGCCCATGCCGCAGAGATTCGCCAGCGGCCATTCAGTTATTCGCTCGATGCAGTTGCGGCTAAACAGGATGACCAGTTCGTCGTCTGTTCCGACTGCCCAGATCACAGGCTTTCCCTCCTGCCGGTGAAACCCATGCTTGCCATGCGACTCTCCGACCCGGTCAAGCCGGAGCCGCAACTTGCCCTTGAGACAAAGCCTGTCCAGTCATCCACCCACGGCGCCATCGAGACAGAAATACAGCTCACAAGCGTGCAGTTCGACTTCGACAGCGAACAGCTGTCACGTCACGAGCGATTGAGATTCGATGGGCTGTTGGCGGGATTGACGAAGCAGGGCATGTTCGGGCTGAAGGGCTACACCTGCACGATTGGGACGGATGACTACAACGAGAGGTTGTCGATCAGGAGAGCGAATCATGTAGCAGGGATAATGAAATCTAATGGTTTTAATGTGGTGACTGTGGAGGGAAAAGGCAAGTGCTGCCCTGTTTCGACCGACAAACGCCTGAACCGGCGTGTGGAAATCGTAGAACATCGAAAGGAGGAGAAGTGA
- the trfA gene encoding plasmid replication initiator TrfA has product MPDHLQPTLFQDAGKTQASDTFQELLASIAARPKYLPDWPESHRALPNEILRSALFNCRNRNLPRMFLKEVEIAVIGDGQVIYRGEELRQDDELVWMHLMHLIKKSPLGECVEFTPYSFIKALGWPIKGQNYDRLRNCLSRMQATALRIQSKRLHSFVSISLIQKFLSRNERNESLTRWQVWVGKEMQLLFDEEFLTRVMWETRRSLPDGIASKLFGYWASHRKPYPVKVETLLKLCGSGMQTKHFKIELKRALDLLKQSGFLEAWELKDELVVVVRRH; this is encoded by the coding sequence TTGCCTGACCACCTTCAACCGACGCTGTTCCAGGACGCCGGAAAAACACAAGCGTCCGACACGTTTCAGGAACTGCTGGCAAGTATCGCTGCCAGACCCAAATACCTGCCAGACTGGCCGGAGAGTCACCGGGCTTTGCCCAATGAGATTCTGCGGTCGGCGTTATTCAATTGCCGTAATAGGAACCTGCCTCGCATGTTCCTGAAGGAGGTTGAGATCGCAGTGATTGGAGATGGTCAGGTTATTTATCGAGGGGAAGAGCTTCGGCAGGATGACGAGCTGGTCTGGATGCACCTGATGCATTTGATCAAGAAGAGCCCGCTGGGAGAGTGCGTTGAGTTTACCCCTTATTCGTTCATCAAGGCGCTCGGATGGCCCATCAAGGGCCAAAACTATGATCGGCTCCGGAATTGTCTGAGTCGCATGCAGGCTACGGCGCTGCGCATACAGTCCAAGCGCCTGCATAGCTTCGTCAGCATTTCATTGATCCAGAAATTCCTTTCCAGAAACGAGCGGAACGAGAGCCTGACCCGATGGCAGGTATGGGTCGGGAAGGAGATGCAGTTGCTGTTCGACGAGGAGTTTCTGACCAGGGTGATGTGGGAGACCAGGCGGTCGTTACCAGACGGCATTGCTTCAAAACTGTTCGGCTACTGGGCCAGTCATCGGAAACCGTACCCGGTTAAAGTCGAGACCCTGCTGAAGCTGTGCGGTTCCGGCATGCAGACAAAACACTTCAAGATTGAGCTGAAAAGGGCTCTCGATCTTCTCAAGCAATCAGGATTTCTGGAAGCATGGGAGCTTAAGGATGAACTTGTTGTGGTTGTTCGGAGACATTGA
- a CDS encoding helix-turn-helix transcriptional regulator, with amino-acid sequence MEALLRQRDLMEIMNVSRATLWRMLRYQDFPKPVILMGCKRWRSEDVAVWIEARKSV; translated from the coding sequence ATGGAAGCACTTTTGAGGCAGCGTGACCTGATGGAAATCATGAACGTATCGCGTGCAACACTCTGGAGGATGCTGAGATACCAGGATTTTCCCAAGCCGGTCATCCTGATGGGATGCAAGCGTTGGAGGTCCGAAGATGTCGCTGTGTGGATCGAGGCGCGAAAAAGTGTCTGA